In Cyanobacteriota bacterium, the genomic window ATCTTGCAAGTTTGATGTACTGGTTTTCTTTACTTACAATTGTTTGGATGTCTAAAGCCATAGTCATTGCTTATTATTATATTATAAATTAGAGACTGTAGGGGTGCTCAATAGCAAGGCTTGCGAGTTTCCCACAAGTTGAGTTGGCTGAGCTGCCAATGATGATTGTGGAAAATGAGCGTAACGCAGCTATTGAGTGTCCCTACAGTCTCTAAAACACAAAGCCATCAACTACTTCCGGATGTGGTTGTATGTTATTAGTAAAACAGTCTTGGATATATTGATCAGCGAGCTTCTCATAGTTTGCTCTATAAGTTTCTTCATTTTCATTCAGGCTATTTTTGATTTTGTTAGGAACTCGTTTGAGGGGCTCGGTATCAATCTGCGCTTGTTTTTTATAGTCACTATTGATTAGTGAGTATAAACCCTTGATTGCTTTTTTGATATTGTCTTTGTCACCATAAAGTTTGAGGGTGATGGATTCTTCTCCCATTTTGACAGCTTTGAGGTCTACAGCAAAGTATTCAAAACATCTATCAAGATCTATTAAACTAAATTTGTTCAATAAATATTTTGGGAGAGTTGCACTTGCGTATGTTTCCATTGATTCAATTCTATAGTAGTTTCGTGATGTGCAAGTTTAGATTAATCTAATTTGACATCCGTCTCCGCTATGCTACGATGCGATCAAATGATAAGGGTTTTCTCGCAACCGTGATATTCCTGGCAGCAAAGCTGGCGAGGTATCTACGCAAATTTTGACCCTGCGGGCACCGGCTACGTGTCCGTTCATCGCGCAGCTCATCCCCGAAGCAAATTAATTTATAACAGCATCATTACTTTGAAATTGAACAAGCTTCGGGGTATTCGCCTTTGCTCAGAATAATGCTACTCCCACTCTATTGTGCCTGGTGGCTTGCTCGTAATGTCGTAAACAACTCTATTAACGCCATCAACCTCATTAATGATTCGAGTAGAAATAGTTGCCAAATAATCGTAAGGCAATCTTGACCAGTCAGCAGTCATCGCATCTGTCGAGCTAACGGCTCTCAGTACAATTGGATGTGCGTAGCTTCTTTTGTCACCCATTACTCCAACTGATTTAACTGGCAGCAGCACAGTAAGAATTTGCCAAACGGAATCATAGAGTCCGGCTTTCTGGAGTTCTTCTCGCATAATAAAATCAGCTTCTCTAACCATTCTAAGTTTCTCTTCTGTCACAGCACCAAGCACTCTAATCCCCAGTCCAGGTCCAGGGAAAGGATGTCTTAGTCTGATCTTGTCTGGTAAACCAAGTTCTAGAGCTAGTTCTCTAACTTCATCTTTAAACAAAGTATTAATCGGCTCGATTAGTTTAAATGGCATATCTTCAGGCAAGCCGCCGACATTATGGTGTGATTTGATTACGGCAGCGATTTTTTTGCCGGTTTTGGGATCGATACGTATTCCTGATGATTCAATCAAGTCAGAATAAAGAGTTCCCTGTGCTAAGAATTGGATATCGCCAAGCTTGGCACATTCATCACGGAAGGTTTCAATAAATTCTTTGCCGATGATTTTACGTTTGGCTTCTGGATCATCTACACCAGCAAGTTTGCTAAGGAAGCGGTCTTTGGCGTCGATGTAAATCATGTTGACGTTGTGACTACCAAAGAAGTCTTTGACCTCATCGGTTTCTCCTTTGCGCATCATGCCATGATCGATATACATGCAGTAGAGCTGTTTGCCAATTGCTTTTTCTAGTAATAAAGCAAGAGTAGAACTATCAACACCCCCAGAGAGTGCGAGTAAGACTTTTTTATCAGCGACTGTTGCTTTGATTTTGTTGATTTCTTGATCAATAAAACTTGCCATATTCCAGTTGGTGCTTGCCTTGGCTATGTTGAGAACAAAGTTGCTAATAATATCGCCACCATTGTCTGTGTGATTAACTTCAGGGTGAAATTGCAAAGCATAGATCTTTTTTTCTGGATTTGCCATTGCCGCAATTGGTGCGTTGTTAGTGCTTGCAATTACTTCAAATCCTTCTGGTACTTTAGTGACGTGATCGCCGTGGCTCATCCAGACGGTAAATTCT contains:
- the guaA gene encoding glutamine-hydrolyzing GMP synthase translates to METLAKSNQAKQQTKQAKILILDFGSQYTELITKRIRKLKVYSEVHSFDIDYAEIEEDLKSGVIEAIVLSGGPNSIYGAEALMCDQRILQSGLPILGICYGMQLIAKEFGGIVEASSEREYGKSSLQTKDSNLFNNIEAKEFTVWMSHGDHVTKVPEGFEVIASTNNAPIAAMANPEKKIYALQFHPEVNHTDNGGDIISNFVLNIAKASTNWNMASFIDQEINKIKATVADKKVLLALSGGVDSSTLALLLEKAIGKQLYCMYIDHGMMRKGETDEVKDFFGSHNVNMIYIDAKDRFLSKLAGVDDPEAKRKIIGKEFIETFRDECAKLGDIQFLAQGTLYSDLIESSGIRIDPKTGKKIAAVIKSHHNVGGLPEDMPFKLIEPINTLFKDEVRELALELGLPDKIRLRHPFPGPGLGIRVLGAVTEEKLRMVREADFIMREELQKAGLYDSVWQILTVLLPVKSVGVMGDKRSYAHPIVLRAVSSTDAMTADWSRLPYDYLATISTRIINEVDGVNRVVYDITSKPPGTIEWE